From the genome of Caloenas nicobarica isolate bCalNic1 chromosome 14, bCalNic1.hap1, whole genome shotgun sequence:
CTCTCAACATGTTCTAGCGAACTCAGGGGCCTTAAATGCTCAACTCACCACCCTTCCCGGGAGGGTGATTTTCAGAAGTTACTAAATCTTCACTTTCAAATCAACTACAGTGTCACAGGATAGGTTTCCAGATCCCGACACACCGCACAAATATAACCACTAAGAGctgaaaaattctaaaaaattaCCTTAAATTCTGAATGTGCTGTATAAGCTATAGCCATGAGTGTTCCCTGttgttctttttaagaaaaaatagcagACAGCTGGAGgcaaaaataatctcttaaaaCTTCTATTCGCTGACACATATTAtcatgcaagaagaaaaaagaatgacgGTAGTAACTAACTGTAGGTGTGTGTGCTGAAGCTATGAACCTATGTGGAATATTTTTGTAGATGTTCCTCATGATCATCATCCCCCTGTTGCTGTTGATAATGCTGGTACGGTTTGGACCCCCGGGCTCCCCccatcccttctgctgctggaaagtGTCCATTAGACATATTGAGTATAATGGAGGTCAAggatttaatgtaatttttggCCAGTGTGAGAGTCTCTATTTTGGAAAGTTTATTCTCAGCTCTCACATGCGGGATCACCTCCCGCAAAGCCTGGAACGCGTTGTTGAGCTTGTGCATTCTCTGCCTCTCCCGCTCGTTGCTTTCCAGCCTCCTCAGACGCCTGTCCTTATTGCTCCAAGGATGCTTGGTCCTGGCTGCAGTGATCTTGCTGCTCTTCTTACTTCCCCCAttcctcctttctctgtgtTGCAAACATTTCACCAGTTCTTTTCTCCTCAGTGCTGGCTCCTCAGAAAATGCATCTTTGTCAACAGTACAcctttgcttctttcctttggtTTTAGTCTTCATGTTTTGGTAGATGTACTGGTATTAAGCACCAACATGCTGTAAAAACATGACAGCAATATCTTTAACCATCGCACAGTTCATTGCTGAACAAATGATCTGATGCAggtttgatatttttgtttacttgtttacTACCGGAAAACCATAATGGCCTCTCTTAATTTAGTGGTGTTCCTTTTAGAAGTTGTGAATGTTATTAGTGAAGATGATCTGTGCAGACGAACAGAGGAGTACTTTTTTAGAGAACAACAGAACCTCcttcagcagaaggaagaagttACAGGGGGAGCAGAGGCCAAGTGAATAGAAGCATTGAAACCAAGATACAGTGAATCACCTGCTGGTGTCCTCACCTAGGGCAAGTCAAGTGAAAACCAGACACCTGCTTACTTTCATATCAGTAGGCCTTAAACTGGAGAGACTTATCCTCTCTTACTGCACATAAGAAAATGGTCTTAAAACTGATCCAGTCTTCCTATGGGAAGAGTGAACCACAACTCAAAAAAATATCAGGAGGACAACAGTCATTTAGGTTTGGTAACACATTGCCTCTGGTTTTTTTGATCTCAtatgcttctgttttctccccatTCTAGTTACCACAAGTTAAAACCATACATCTCATTGTACATATGCAGGCTTATGTGCAGGGTATTAGACAGAACCCTCAGGCTCTTACTCaaaaagtaatttctccttGAGCTCCTAGTAATTGCTTTTTGCAGGAATAGGTTTCCACTGTATTTATGAGCAGTCCACTAGAGGGAAACATGACACACTAACTCATGCAGGGGCTCAGAAACTCCCAGCCAGCAACACATTTCCACAGCACATCTGCATTTTGGGTTACTTCCCACCACACACCCAAAAAAGCATTTGCCTCTTCCAACAACAATCAAATAATGGTGGGGCTTCACTGcagcttctgccctagctcaacagcagcagagctgtatTTATTCTCCAGGTTATTCAAAGACACCGCCATGTATCTTCCTCACGTGTGAGCAAGGCAGAAGACAGCATTGAATTttcacccttccccagccctgatTCTGTGCCAACACAGCATCTGAAGATAGCAGCCTCACAGCAACCCTGCCTCTAACATCAACGATCAATGTACCGAGGCTTTATTTCCAAAGTGCTTCCTTCCACTTTCTTCCAGTCATGTAGTCATAGAAAGATTCAGTCTTAaaaacaatatatatatttatgctgATGCAATGATGTGGTTAGAGTTGGTGagccaatggaaaaaaaaaaaaaaagtagccaCAGGTGTTGACTGTCCCAGTACGGAACATCAGCctcagctggagcaggtggTGAGCAGCTCCCAGGTGTGCTGCAGTAAACATCCCTTCCTCTCTCATTTCTTCAGAGATGTCTTCAGCTGCTCAGCATTCAAGTGACTCGGTTCTCTGCCTGTGAGGGCACCTTGGCCATCCCCAGGCTCCTCACTACCAGGGAAGCAACTGTGCCACAAAGGACAGGAATTCACAAAGCAGTTTGGTTAAGGTAGCACCAGGTGGTGAATGCTGAAAGTCAGCACCGAATAGCTTGTGTTGTGAGAGCCTAGAAGAAATGCTGGAGACACGCAGGCATCTTAAACAAGAAAATAGGACTAAAGCCAAGCACTGGGTTTGTTCTGGACTCTTTGAGTTTAACTCACTTAGCAGAAAAGGCACAACTGCAGGACAGAAAAGTAAAGGTGGGCACAAGGGAGACCAGTCAACTTCCCCACTCCAGTGCAAAAAGTGCTGTtggggacagcagaaaaatgagcCACTggtgtttgaaagaaaaacgGCCTGCAGGACTCGGTGAAGAGGAGGTTCATGGAggcagccagcagagcaagctgGAAGAAACGTCCAAGAGAAAGGAGCTTCAGCCAACTGTGTGAGCAAAGTAGTCTTTAAAACTGCAGGCTGGGGGAAGGCAAGTGGGATGACGTGTGATAAGAGGGTGCTTAGCTGGCAGAGGTTTGCTTTCAGACTGCTGCACACTGCTGTAACCCTGAGAAACTACCTCATGGAGCCACAACCAggctgctgggacccccaggGAGATGCCCgtgggtgtgcaaggaggagatggagaggggATCAGGAGCAACAGACTGGGGCGGTCAAGAGAAACCAAAGCGAGAGAGTAGCCAAACACTAACAAACTTTCCATCCTTTGCACCCACCCATCAGGACTGACATCCCTCCTCTGTGACTTACCGCAGCCACTAGCCGTGGAGAAAGTGCGCAGTGCCCGAGGGGGTGACAGGGCAGAGACCTGCGTGAATCCCGGGGACAGCAGGACGGTTCctccgggccgggccggggtcTGTCAGCAGCGGACCCGCCTCAGACTGAGAAGAGCCGCCGGGCCGGGAGGCACTGACAGGAGCCCcgggcgggcgctgccgccgTGCCCGCGGCCCGGACGGTGCCCGCGGCCCGGACGGTGCCCGCGGCCCGCGCCGTGcccgcggcggccgccgggcaggggcggccccgcgcccgcagGTGGCTGCGCTGCCACGACACGTGGCCGTGGCGTTGGGGGCGGgcccggcgcggcgcgggcgggGAACCGCGGCTTCCCCGGGCTCCCACCGCCCCCGCCGgggtcccgccgcccccgccggggtcccgccgccccgcggccgggccCACACGGCCCCATGGGAAGGGCAGCCCGTACCGCGGCAGCAGGGCCAGGCGGGGGGGCACCGCACTCAGCCAGCTCCGCAGCGGCCCGTGCACGGAGGTGCTGTCACCAGAGTGCTGGGCGCtcagccgggcagagcagcaaTGTCACCACCGGAGGGTCAGGCCAGCGCTGACCTCAGCGGGTGGGGTGTCCTCCAGTGCAGGAGGAACAAGtctgtcccagctctgtcacagcaccTCTGTGAAAAGCCCCCAAAGCCCTTCCAGCCCTTGCAAGAAGGCTGCTGATGATACACATGGCAAGAGCTCGAATTCTTTGATAACAGGTTCTACATAAGATGACCAGTTTAGTGCCATGGGATCTTTTCCATCTGTTCTCAACAATGACCACCACCTTGGTGAAATTTCAGCCCAGTAGTTATATTTTACCTAATTAAGTCATATTGGTATCAGTTTCGCGTTCCCAGATCTCAACAGCTGCCAGGACTCGAACAGCTGTGATATCACACGGGGGCTTCCACAACAGTCTCCAGACTGCCGACACTGCTGCTCCGTGCCACCACAACCCTGACGGCCGCCAGGTTAAGAGTTAAAAACCAGCAGATTTCTGCATCGCGGGGTGAGGCTGAAACAGCCTCCATCTCACAGGGAAGAAGCCACCACCACACGCATCCAGTGCATGCACTTAGATTTAAAAAACGAAACACCACACAATAAAAATCATCTAGGAAGAAATTCAACGAATACTGAGAAAACATAGAATTAACCTGTTTTCTGAAGGATACTTAGAAACTCTGAAATATTCATTCTTCCTACAGATGCTTAATTCtaagattaaaagaaatatcCAGTTTTTTAGAATTACACTGTTTGTATTACAAGTATTGCTTCTCTACTGACTGCATATACACGTTACCTGAAATTCACACAAAGGTGATATTAGAAGAAATTAAAGGCGACTACACTATTTAGTGTAGACTTCTCTGCTGGACTGTAGCTTTGAGCTTTGGGTACTTTCTCAACCTCTGGACACTAACAAATACATCTTACAGCAGAACTATACTGTGGACCTGATCCATTGCTGGCATCTGTTTGAGAAtgaacaaacagacaaaaagattataaatatataattgtattttatttttaatattaaatatttttaaattacaagcAGTTTCTTGAATCACACTATGCATGATAATCAATATACAGTAGaaattacaatttaaaaatgtacacaatttaaagacattttgaCCTGAAATTTCATTAACTATGATATATTGCCATAAACCTCATACCTGTATTAAATTACAATAGGAAAACCTCATACCTATGATTTTGTTACATAGTTTCTCATTTACAAATAGAATTAAacattatatatacacacacatcaGTACCATTTATCATTTAAGTTACACCTACATCTGTGCAAGTTCaaacaatttcataaacaaaaCTAACTGTAAGTCATATATTCaagtttctgaaaaacaggCTGCTGGTAttacaaatacttattttcaatAAGTTTATATGATGTTTGACTCCCCTCTAGATTTTTTCCAGTCTTGTACCAAAATCATTAACATACAAGGATATTTCTGTATGACTTAAAGCTGAAGTAATTTTGTATACTCCATTCTTATTTAAGGCTATTTTTTATAAGGCTAATAGACTTAGATTCCACCTTTCACCAACTCCAACTAAAGTAGCCATGTCACTAACACCTGACAATGCTGACATTTTAGCACAGTGCTTAatcagtaaaggaaaaaaaaaaaaaagtctttctacCAAACAACTTCCTCATGAAAAAGATGGAGTACTACATAAAAATCTGCtaaaaatactgataaaaaGAATGAGGCTTAAATGGTTTTCATTAGTGCATCAACAAGgatatgaaaaaatgtttaatccGCTCGTTTCCATGTGAATGCAGTTTCCATAAATTGAGTTATATAGGTAACATATCTGCAGCTTATTTGGGAGAGTACAGGTGTTTCCATTAAAACTGGACAACTCTTCTTGCTCTGTTGGCTTCTCACTACAGACcctcatttttaaacaaacttcCTTAGGTGGGAAAAATCACTTTAGTAGCCAAATTGAGACAATGCCTTCATTATTCAAATAATCAAGGTATATTCTACTAGAGAAGGAATTAAAATGTAACCAGTCGTCATAATAAACCATTGAAAATAGATACATGTACTTCTAAAACAGAAATCATGCTTAAGTAGCTAGTGCAAGAAATTACATATAGGTTAATGAATGATTTGTAACAAATCCCCTAATTATAATGTAACATGTTGGAATTACTAATTCATCTTCATTGTGCCACTGACTGCTAGGTAGGTATTTAAATATTGTTAGTAGTTCATCAGATTTTTAactacaatttttttccaaaaagacaCGTTGTATTAATGCAATCCAGCCTAGTGGattactgaaattaaaattcaCCGTTTAAGTGAGGTGAGTcaactttaaatatttctttctcttaatcGTGCAGTTGAAAAGGACATTACCTTGCTTAATATCATAGACATCCCAactggttttggaaaaaatgctCCTTTGGCAATTCACTAGCAGTGAGTCCATTTGGACAAAGGAGTAAACTCTCACTTCCTATGTAAGATTTTCTTTAAACCCCggtaaagaataaaaatcttaGATTTCcatcaagaaaaggaaattcctGATGTACAAGATAAACATCTGATTTTACAGATttataagaaacaaaacatatgACCAAATtgtaaaattctgcttttatttaacCTTGGATgatattttaaagcaactgATCCAAAATTAAGGCTGAACTCCAGGCCTGACCCAGAAGATTTTTCACCACACGAGGCAGATAAGCCTACACGTTCCTTGCAGACCATTATGGAGTTTGATTCTTACTATGGTGAGAATTATAGAAGACAGATGAGATCTCTTAATCTAGCTGTATCAAGGAGTTTAATGTTGGAATTACAGAATTTCTGAGCAATAATTTGTGTACAAAGtacttatattttaaaatactgagagTGGCACGCAGCTTCCTTAAACCCTCTACAGTATCTACTGTAAGCCTGTATGAAGAACTACGTGGCTTTGCCTCTTAAATCACATTTTGGGAAAAGTCCGTGAAAACTTCAGTTCCTCACTTCGTAGCAAAACCAGTTCTGACTATGAACCTGAGTGCCTCAGCAACAAAAGTTCTCAACAATGCCTTGGCAACTTTAAATAACATTATAACTAAATCGCTCCCTTTTGATCAGTATATAAACCATTCTGGTTAAGGGCTAAAGAATGATGAGGGAAAAAGCAATTAAAGTATTCCTGccattttaaaacatactttaaaaaaatcaaaatgcatttAGAGGTGCACAAGAATAAACTTTACACATCTGAAAATATCTAGTCCTCCCATACTTCACATGAAAATTCTCTGACTGAATCTGAACACAGAGCGCTTGGA
Proteins encoded in this window:
- the BHLHA15 gene encoding class A basic helix-loop-helix protein 15, producing MKTKTKGKKQRCTVDKDAFSEEPALRRKELVKCLQHRERRNGGSKKSSKITAARTKHPWSNKDRRLRRLESNERERQRMHKLNNAFQALREVIPHVRAENKLSKIETLTLAKNYIKSLTSIILNMSNGHFPAAEGMGGARGSKPYQHYQQQQGDDDHEEHLQKYST